One Deinococcus grandis DNA window includes the following coding sequences:
- a CDS encoding GntR family transcriptional regulator produces MTSFERPTLVRDGVYDHLRRAVLDGDLAPGERLGEVELGAQLGVSRTPIREALMRLTQDGLLIAEANKGVRVRTLSAAEARDTYVVREELDGLAAALAAQHHTPTDAAALRAALADLHAAPGSDYRAQTRLDLAFHRAITHAAHNAALNDLNRDLEQRVALIKHQTRTYNAHPQTDAQHAALLDAILARDHDAARDAARTHVRTFAALVLNDLQPRSTP; encoded by the coding sequence ATGACCTCCTTCGAGCGCCCCACCCTGGTCCGCGACGGCGTGTACGACCACCTGCGCCGCGCCGTGCTGGACGGCGACCTCGCCCCCGGCGAACGCCTGGGCGAGGTGGAACTCGGCGCACAACTCGGCGTGTCCCGCACGCCCATCCGCGAGGCCCTGATGCGCCTCACGCAGGACGGCCTCCTGATCGCCGAGGCGAACAAGGGCGTGCGCGTCCGCACCCTGAGTGCCGCCGAGGCCCGCGACACCTACGTCGTCCGCGAGGAACTCGACGGCCTGGCCGCTGCCCTCGCCGCGCAGCACCACACGCCCACCGACGCCGCCGCCCTGCGCGCCGCCCTGGCGGACCTGCACGCCGCGCCCGGCAGCGACTACCGCGCCCAGACCCGACTGGACCTCGCGTTCCACCGCGCCATCACGCACGCCGCGCACAACGCCGCCCTGAACGACCTGAACCGCGACCTCGAACAACGCGTCGCCCTGATCAAGCACCAGACCCGAACGTACAACGCCCACCCGCAGACCGACGCCCAGCACGCCGCCCTGCTCGACGCGATTCTCGCCCGTGACCACGACGCCGCGCGGGACGCCGCCCGCACGCACGTCCGCACCTTCGCCGCCCTCGTCCTGAACGACCTTCAACCCAGGAGCACCCCATGA
- a CDS encoding cold-shock protein, giving the protein MAVGKVKWFNAEKGYGFIQTEGSPDVFAHFSAIQASGFKKLNEGDEVEFEIEEGQRGKGPQAKNIVVTKAAPVSDYGGGAGARRNDRW; this is encoded by the coding sequence ATGGCAGTAGGCAAAGTGAAATGGTTCAACGCGGAAAAAGGCTACGGCTTCATTCAGACCGAAGGCAGCCCTGACGTGTTCGCGCACTTCAGCGCGATCCAGGCCAGCGGCTTCAAGAAGCTGAACGAAGGCGACGAAGTCGAATTCGAAATCGAAGAAGGCCAGCGCGGCAAGGGCCCCCAGGCCAAGAACATCGTCGTGACGAAGGCCGCTCCGGTCAGCGATTACGGCGGTGGCGCCGGCGCCCGCCGCAACGACCGCTGGTAA
- a CDS encoding MgtC/SapB family protein, with protein sequence MDWTDTLSQLRLMTGPVIASLLTGLIGWERQAHRAGAGLRTHMLVGISAAVFVVLAEALIRQFGSDNPAVRFDLIGLLAAVVSGVSFLGAGTIFSGGQDGQTRGLTTAASLLASAGVGVACGLHLYVFALGITLLFLFVLRPLHRLETGRRDGET encoded by the coding sequence ATGGACTGGACCGACACCCTGAGCCAGCTGCGCCTGATGACCGGCCCGGTCATCGCTTCCCTGCTGACCGGCCTCATCGGCTGGGAACGGCAGGCCCACCGCGCCGGGGCCGGCCTGCGCACCCACATGCTGGTCGGCATCAGCGCCGCCGTGTTCGTCGTCCTGGCCGAGGCACTGATCCGGCAGTTCGGTTCGGACAATCCGGCGGTGCGCTTCGACCTGATCGGGCTGCTGGCCGCCGTGGTCAGCGGCGTGAGCTTCCTGGGCGCGGGCACGATCTTCTCCGGCGGCCAGGACGGCCAGACCCGCGGCCTGACCACCGCCGCCAGCCTGCTCGCCAGCGCGGGCGTCGGCGTCGCCTGCGGACTGCATCTGTACGTGTTCGCGCTGGGCATCACGCTGCTGTTCCTGTTCGTCCTGCGGCCCCTGCACCGACTGGAGACCGGACGCCGCGACGGGGAAACCTGA
- a CDS encoding phytoene desaturase family protein, producing the protein MTRRVGTRTVGILGGGIAGLALAARLAHRGYAVTVYDRDQAGGKLRHLTLAGESVDTGPSLFTFPQVWRAYLRGLNEPDPLHLRPLPGGLGVHHTPHGPGPLPVPPGHPLHPHWQRYLRAAAPLAPFLGVLLTTPPRLRDPHFRQAAAALLRVQGPHLTAQGWLAEQRLPPALTHALATHALNAGLAPGVAPPLYALIPALVGADVFRPADGMGALLDALLTFGQARGVQLREHTPITRLDGQTLTLAGGEVARHDLIVSALDPHRLAALRGRPTPSPLGRRTVSGAGVYAVLPRPAPLPATSVLPPTSFAAFHAHVRRGALPPDTLTLVHAHGRQLSILLATPATGEALTLDHPWVQTQLRRTEETLQVPDLLRDALDVTTLAPDHYAQGGHPGGALYGPGLPAWRGGPLHPQPYRLKNGLWQVGTGVHPGGGIPAILGGVQIVDRLLRESGW; encoded by the coding sequence GTGACCCGCCGCGTCGGCACCCGAACGGTCGGCATCCTGGGAGGCGGGATCGCCGGACTGGCCCTCGCCGCCCGCCTCGCGCACCGGGGGTACGCGGTCACCGTGTACGACCGCGATCAGGCCGGTGGGAAGCTGCGCCACCTGACCCTGGCCGGTGAGTCGGTGGACACCGGCCCTAGCCTGTTCACGTTCCCGCAGGTGTGGCGCGCGTACCTGCGCGGCCTGAACGAACCCGACCCCCTGCACCTGCGCCCGCTGCCCGGCGGGCTGGGCGTGCACCACACCCCGCACGGTCCGGGGCCGCTCCCGGTGCCGCCCGGCCATCCGCTGCACCCGCACTGGCAGCGGTACCTGCGGGCCGCCGCGCCGCTCGCGCCGTTCCTGGGCGTGCTGCTGACCACCCCGCCGCGCCTGCGCGACCCGCACTTCCGGCAGGCGGCCGCCGCGCTGCTGCGCGTGCAGGGCCCGCACCTGACCGCGCAGGGCTGGCTGGCCGAGCAGCGGCTCCCGCCCGCGCTGACCCACGCGCTCGCCACGCACGCCCTGAACGCCGGACTGGCCCCAGGAGTCGCGCCGCCGCTGTACGCCCTGATCCCGGCGCTGGTCGGCGCAGACGTGTTCCGCCCGGCGGACGGCATGGGGGCGCTGCTGGACGCCCTGCTGACCTTCGGACAGGCGCGCGGCGTGCAACTGCGCGAGCACACCCCGATCACGCGGCTGGACGGGCAGACCCTCACCCTCGCGGGTGGTGAGGTGGCGCGGCACGACCTGATCGTCAGTGCCCTCGACCCGCACCGGCTGGCCGCGCTGCGGGGCCGCCCCACCCCCTCACCCTTAGGGCGGCGCACCGTCAGCGGCGCTGGCGTGTACGCCGTCCTGCCCCGACCCGCCCCACTCCCCGCCACGAGTGTCCTGCCGCCCACCAGCTTCGCGGCGTTCCACGCGCACGTCCGGCGCGGCGCGTTGCCCCCGGACACCCTCACCCTGGTGCACGCGCACGGGCGGCAGCTGAGCATCCTGCTCGCCACGCCCGCCACCGGCGAGGCCCTGACCCTGGACCACCCCTGGGTGCAGACGCAACTCCGGCGGACCGAGGAGACCCTGCAAGTCCCCGACCTGCTGCGGGACGCGCTGGACGTCACCACGCTCGCCCCCGACCACTACGCGCAGGGCGGGCACCCCGGCGGCGCCCTGTACGGCCCCGGCCTCCCCGCTTGGCGCGGCGGGCCTCTGCACCCCCAGCCATACCGCCTGAAGAACGGGCTGTGGCAGGTCGGCACCGGCGTCCACCCCGGCGGCGGCATCCCCGCCATCCTGGGCGGCGTGCAGATCGTCGACCGACTGCTGCGCGAATCGGGCTGGTAG
- a CDS encoding proline dehydrogenase family protein, with protein sequence MIDQMYRKAVLTVAGQKTIENAVRARGWGMAQRFVAGETPQTAIQAVHDLKKDGIMANLDLLGEFIESPAQCTQFADNVITMLDAAHADGITPYVSIKLSSVGQGKTVDGEDLGLTNARRIIRRAKEYGGFVCLDMEDHPRVDQTLAQFRTLHSEFGGQHVGTVLQSYLYRTEKDRASLDDLNPNLRIVKGAYLEPETVAYPQKADVDAAYRRLVYAHMQAGNYVNVATHDESIIHDVQMYALAHGVSKDAFEFQMLYGIRRDLQRNLAAAGYRVRAYIPYGRDWYPYFSRRIAETPRNAMFVLRGMLKG encoded by the coding sequence ATGATCGACCAGATGTACCGCAAAGCCGTCCTGACCGTCGCCGGTCAGAAAACCATCGAGAACGCCGTCCGCGCCCGCGGCTGGGGCATGGCCCAGCGCTTCGTCGCCGGGGAAACCCCCCAGACCGCCATCCAGGCCGTGCACGACCTGAAAAAAGACGGTATCATGGCGAACCTCGACCTGCTGGGTGAATTCATCGAGAGCCCCGCGCAGTGCACGCAGTTCGCCGACAACGTCATCACCATGCTGGACGCCGCACACGCCGACGGCATCACGCCCTACGTCAGCATCAAGCTGTCCAGCGTCGGCCAGGGCAAAACCGTGGACGGCGAGGACCTGGGCCTCACGAACGCCCGCCGCATCATCCGCCGCGCCAAGGAGTACGGCGGCTTCGTGTGCCTCGACATGGAAGACCACCCCCGCGTCGACCAGACCCTCGCGCAGTTCCGCACCCTGCACAGCGAATTCGGCGGGCAGCACGTCGGCACCGTCCTCCAGAGCTACCTCTACCGCACCGAGAAAGACCGCGCCAGCCTGGACGACCTGAACCCCAACCTCCGCATCGTGAAGGGCGCGTACCTGGAACCCGAAACGGTCGCGTACCCGCAGAAAGCCGACGTGGACGCCGCCTACCGCCGCCTCGTGTACGCCCACATGCAGGCCGGGAACTACGTGAACGTCGCCACGCACGACGAAAGCATCATCCACGACGTGCAGATGTACGCCCTCGCGCACGGCGTCAGCAAGGACGCCTTCGAATTCCAGATGCTGTACGGCATCCGCCGCGACCTGCAACGCAACCTCGCCGCCGCCGGATACCGCGTCCGCGCGTACATCCCCTACGGCCGCGACTGGTACCCCTACTTCAGCCGCCGCATCGCCGAGACGCCCCGCAACGCCATGTTCGTCCTGCGCGGCATGCTCAAGGGCTGA
- the hpt gene encoding hypoxanthine phosphoribosyltransferase, translating into MSLAPGNGPVQITEQQVQARIQEIAAKIREDYRGTEPHLICVLNGAFMFHTDLVRALDMPCTIDFLQASSYGNAKQSSGEVRIVKDLQFPISDRHVILVEDIVDTGITMNYLLHYLEGRGPKTLKIAALLSKPSRRKVEIPVEYLGFTIPDAFVYGYGLDRAQFDRNLPFITSQE; encoded by the coding sequence ATGAGTCTCGCCCCCGGCAACGGCCCCGTTCAGATCACCGAGCAGCAGGTTCAGGCCCGCATTCAGGAAATCGCGGCGAAGATCCGCGAGGACTACCGGGGCACCGAACCTCACCTGATCTGCGTCCTGAACGGCGCGTTCATGTTCCACACCGACCTCGTGCGCGCGCTGGACATGCCCTGCACCATCGACTTCCTGCAGGCCAGCTCCTACGGGAACGCCAAGCAGAGCAGCGGCGAGGTGCGGATCGTCAAGGACCTGCAGTTCCCCATCAGCGACCGGCACGTGATCCTCGTGGAGGACATCGTGGACACCGGCATCACCATGAACTACCTGCTGCACTACCTCGAAGGCCGCGGGCCGAAGACCCTGAAGATCGCGGCGCTGCTCAGCAAGCCCAGCCGCCGCAAGGTCGAGATTCCGGTGGAGTACCTGGGCTTCACGATTCCCGACGCGTTCGTGTACGGCTACGGCCTGGACCGCGCGCAGTTCGACCGGAACCTTCCGTTCATCACCAGTCAGGAGTGA
- a CDS encoding complex I NDUFA9 subunit family protein, whose amino-acid sequence MKILVTGASGFVGKAVVKQLVQDGHDVWAGSRRGEAVGGARGVKLDVTDPGSVQRAAGQADPDVVVHLVGIIAEAGDQTFERVHVEGTRNVLAATPRGARYVHMSALGAREDSGSRYSSSKARAEALVRASGLDWTIFQPSLIFGVGDDFFGRVLRELVSTAPVVPQLGDGSFPFRPVSVQDVAQAFARAAGSRTGLHGTFALTGPEEFTFRQLLDLELGALGKRKPIVPVPLPLMNLAVPLMQVLPKPPITRDQYAMLKEGNTAPNEPARSTFDLPMLRLQDHLPQIVQAALKK is encoded by the coding sequence ATGAAGATCTTGGTCACCGGAGCCAGCGGCTTCGTCGGGAAAGCGGTCGTGAAACAACTCGTGCAGGACGGCCATGACGTCTGGGCCGGGAGTCGCCGGGGCGAGGCGGTGGGCGGCGCGCGCGGCGTGAAGCTGGACGTGACCGATCCGGGCAGCGTGCAGCGCGCCGCCGGTCAGGCCGACCCGGACGTCGTCGTGCATCTGGTGGGCATCATCGCGGAAGCTGGGGACCAGACGTTCGAGCGGGTGCATGTCGAGGGCACCCGCAACGTTCTGGCCGCCACGCCGCGCGGCGCGCGTTACGTGCACATGAGTGCCCTGGGCGCCCGCGAGGACAGCGGCAGCCGGTACTCCAGCAGCAAGGCGCGCGCCGAGGCGCTCGTGCGGGCCAGCGGGCTGGACTGGACGATCTTCCAGCCCAGCCTGATCTTCGGCGTCGGGGACGACTTCTTCGGGCGGGTGCTGCGGGAACTCGTGTCCACAGCGCCAGTCGTGCCGCAGCTCGGGGACGGGTCGTTCCCGTTCCGGCCGGTCAGCGTGCAGGACGTCGCGCAGGCCTTCGCGCGCGCCGCCGGCAGCCGCACCGGCCTGCACGGCACGTTCGCCCTGACCGGCCCGGAGGAATTCACGTTCCGGCAGCTGCTGGACCTGGAACTCGGGGCGCTCGGGAAACGCAAACCCATCGTGCCGGTGCCGCTGCCGCTGATGAACCTCGCCGTGCCGCTGATGCAGGTGCTGCCCAAGCCCCCCATCACCCGCGACCAGTACGCGATGCTCAAGGAGGGCAACACCGCGCCGAACGAACCGGCCCGCAGCACCTTCGACCTGCCGATGCTGCGCCTGCAGGATCACCTGCCGCAGATCGTGCAGGCCGCCCTGAAGAAGTAA
- a CDS encoding S8 family serine peptidase has protein sequence MKHTRSILAATLALSLAACSQQTATPVATAPEASAPAAADAIPGAYLVGFKQGNLSSQSLTDQAAVQAQAIAAAGGIMTSQWVDISAAAVKLDAAALAKLKANPSVEYIEPDYVRHAMGFKSGVKDSAAKASLSSQNLSAQALYAPSGEFTWGDNALRVQNLRAAGYTGTGVAVCVGDTGIDGNHPEFARKLKGFKNFVTTEANRNDPYALNDLSHHGTHVSGTIFAQLGAGTGAAGLQDGMDANGVVGVATGVNLYMARVLGDTGSGSSSGIINGVNWCAAQLKSQGGTENKVVISLSLGGGSKSQTEQRAYTSVWNKGALTIAATGNDGAAVSYPAAYTEVVGIGAVDSNLAKADFSNFGTQVDLVGPGVDVISSVPLGQGTRASASGGGVTFTQVQAADLTGKGSFTGTIVAAGGTNNEFCGTTTRNSALAGNIALIARGTCSFEEKTANAVASGAKAVMIYNNAAGALGMTLTNSYAVPVVGILQADGQALLTKLPTTGTATVTGADYESYNGTSMATPHVSAAAAVVWAAKPTLTNTQLLSLLTSTAKDLGTAGKDNNFGYGLVDPLKAITGQ, from the coding sequence ATGAAGCACACCCGTTCCATCCTGGCCGCCACCCTCGCCCTGAGCCTCGCCGCCTGCAGCCAGCAGACGGCCACCCCGGTCGCCACCGCTCCCGAGGCGAGCGCACCCGCCGCTGCCGACGCCATTCCCGGCGCGTACCTGGTGGGCTTCAAGCAGGGCAACCTCAGCAGCCAGAGCCTGACCGACCAGGCCGCCGTGCAGGCCCAGGCCATCGCCGCAGCGGGCGGGATCATGACCAGCCAGTGGGTGGACATCAGCGCCGCCGCCGTGAAACTCGACGCCGCCGCACTGGCCAAACTGAAGGCCAACCCCAGCGTCGAATACATCGAACCCGACTACGTGCGTCACGCCATGGGCTTCAAGAGCGGCGTCAAGGACAGCGCCGCCAAGGCCAGCCTGAGCAGCCAGAACCTCAGCGCGCAGGCCCTGTACGCCCCCAGCGGCGAGTTCACCTGGGGTGACAACGCCCTGCGCGTCCAGAACCTGCGCGCCGCCGGCTACACCGGCACGGGCGTCGCCGTGTGCGTCGGCGACACCGGCATCGACGGCAACCACCCCGAATTCGCGCGCAAGCTCAAGGGCTTCAAGAACTTCGTCACCACCGAAGCCAACCGCAACGACCCCTACGCCCTGAACGACCTGTCGCACCACGGCACGCACGTGTCCGGCACGATCTTCGCGCAGCTCGGCGCGGGCACCGGCGCAGCCGGCCTGCAGGACGGCATGGACGCCAACGGCGTGGTCGGCGTCGCCACCGGCGTGAACCTGTACATGGCCCGCGTGCTGGGCGACACCGGCTCCGGCAGCAGCAGCGGCATCATCAACGGCGTGAACTGGTGCGCCGCGCAGCTCAAGAGCCAGGGCGGCACCGAGAACAAGGTCGTCATCAGCCTCTCCCTGGGCGGCGGCAGCAAGAGCCAGACCGAGCAGCGCGCCTACACCAGCGTCTGGAACAAGGGCGCCCTGACCATCGCCGCGACCGGCAACGACGGCGCCGCCGTCTCCTACCCCGCCGCGTACACCGAAGTGGTCGGCATCGGCGCGGTGGACAGCAACCTCGCCAAGGCGGACTTCAGCAACTTCGGCACGCAGGTCGATCTGGTCGGCCCCGGCGTGGACGTGATCAGCAGCGTGCCGCTGGGCCAGGGCACCCGCGCCAGCGCCTCCGGCGGCGGCGTGACCTTCACGCAGGTGCAGGCCGCCGACCTGACCGGCAAGGGCAGCTTCACCGGCACCATCGTCGCGGCGGGCGGCACGAACAACGAGTTCTGCGGCACCACGACCCGCAACAGCGCCCTGGCCGGGAACATCGCCCTGATCGCCCGCGGCACCTGCTCCTTCGAGGAGAAGACCGCCAACGCCGTCGCCAGCGGCGCCAAGGCCGTCATGATCTACAACAACGCCGCGGGCGCCCTGGGCATGACCCTCACCAACAGCTACGCCGTGCCCGTCGTCGGCATCCTCCAGGCGGACGGCCAGGCCCTGCTGACCAAGCTGCCCACCACCGGCACCGCCACTGTCACCGGCGCCGACTACGAGTCCTACAACGGCACCAGCATGGCCACCCCCCACGTCAGCGCCGCCGCCGCGGTCGTCTGGGCCGCCAAGCCCACCCTGACGAACACCCAGCTGCTCAGCCTGCTGACCAGCACCGCCAAGGACCTCGGCACCGCCGGGAAGGACAACAACTTCGGGTACGGTCTGGTCGACCCCCTGAAAGCCATCACCGGCCAGTAA
- a CDS encoding MerR family transcriptional regulator codes for MNLPAGRSLTAMFTASEVEAQTGVPATTLRQWERRYGFPRPERSANGYRLYSPHDVAAIQRMQAHLNAGVPASRAAELTQRDLDAVPDEPEARDAAEWSRQLTQALIGSDMDQAGAVLGQVHSQLPVEDVLTHVISPTLADIGARWERGEITVAHEHQASAFLRARLSHLMDVAGVQEGFGPLVVAACAPGEEHELGLMMLTLALRRRGVRVAYLGANVPLGDLAVFTRQQGARAVLLALNGDWALGPTREHLRDLDGLGVPLFVGGALANARPELAEEFGGLYAGPDAPRAAQLIAAHLHRPQGGTS; via the coding sequence ATGAACCTTCCCGCCGGGCGGTCGCTGACTGCCATGTTCACCGCCTCCGAGGTCGAGGCGCAGACCGGTGTGCCCGCCACGACCCTGCGGCAGTGGGAGCGCCGCTACGGCTTCCCGCGCCCCGAACGCAGCGCGAACGGGTACCGGCTGTACTCCCCACACGACGTCGCCGCCATTCAGCGCATGCAGGCGCACCTGAACGCCGGGGTGCCCGCCAGCCGCGCCGCCGAACTCACGCAGCGGGACCTCGACGCCGTGCCCGACGAGCCCGAAGCCCGGGACGCCGCCGAGTGGTCCCGGCAGCTCACGCAGGCCCTGATCGGCTCGGACATGGATCAGGCGGGCGCCGTGCTGGGGCAGGTGCACTCGCAGCTGCCCGTCGAGGACGTCCTGACGCACGTGATCTCCCCCACCCTGGCCGACATCGGGGCGCGCTGGGAGCGGGGCGAGATCACGGTCGCGCACGAGCATCAGGCCAGCGCGTTCCTGCGGGCGCGCCTGTCGCACCTGATGGACGTGGCGGGCGTGCAGGAGGGCTTCGGGCCGCTCGTCGTGGCCGCCTGCGCGCCCGGCGAGGAACACGAACTCGGCCTGATGATGCTGACCCTGGCCCTGCGGCGCCGGGGCGTGCGGGTCGCGTACTTGGGCGCGAACGTCCCGCTGGGCGATCTGGCGGTCTTCACGCGGCAGCAGGGCGCGCGGGCAGTGCTGCTGGCCCTGAACGGCGACTGGGCGCTCGGGCCGACCCGCGAGCATCTGCGCGACCTGGACGGCCTGGGCGTGCCGCTGTTCGTGGGTGGCGCGCTGGCCAACGCCCGCCCGGAACTGGCCGAGGAGTTCGGCGGCCTGTACGCCGGGCCGGACGCCCCACGTGCCGCGCAGCTGATCGCCGCGCACCTGCACCGCCCCCAGGGAGGCACCTCATGA
- the pruA gene encoding L-glutamate gamma-semialdehyde dehydrogenase, which translates to MIKVQEYRPQSFIDFTKEENVKAYQDALKKVRAELVGKHYPMVINGERVDTAEKLTSLNPCDTNEVVGTTAKATIEDAERALQGAWTAFESWKKWDMDARARVLLKAAAILKRRRLEACALMSIEVGKNYAEADVEVAEAIDFLEYYARSAMKYSGFGSSETTWFEGEENGLMSIPLGVGVSISPWNFPCAIFIGMAAAPIVVGNCVLVKPAEDAGLIAGFMVDIMLEAGLPAGVLQFLPGVGKEIGEYLTTHAKTRFITFTGSRAVGLHINEVAAKVQPGQKWIKRVIMELGGKDGMIVDETADLDVAVTAAVQGAFGFNGQKCSAMSRLIVVDSVYDDVVNAFVERAGALKVGTGEENANVTAVVNQMSFDKIKGYLEIAPNEGKVLLGGAATGEANGKQGYYVQPTIVGDVKRESRLAQEEIFGPVVSVIRARDWQDALEIANSTEYGLTGGVCSASRERLEQARAEFQVGNLYFNRKITGAIVGVQPFGGYNMSGTDSKAGGPDYLANFMQLKTVTERW; encoded by the coding sequence ATGATCAAAGTTCAGGAGTACCGCCCGCAGAGCTTCATCGATTTCACGAAGGAAGAGAACGTCAAGGCCTATCAGGACGCGCTGAAGAAGGTGCGTGCGGAACTGGTCGGGAAGCACTACCCGATGGTCATCAACGGTGAGCGGGTGGACACGGCGGAGAAGCTGACCAGCCTGAACCCCTGCGACACGAATGAAGTGGTGGGCACGACCGCGAAGGCGACCATCGAGGATGCCGAGCGGGCCCTGCAGGGCGCGTGGACGGCGTTCGAGAGCTGGAAGAAGTGGGACATGGACGCCCGCGCGCGCGTGCTGCTGAAAGCGGCCGCGATCCTGAAGCGCCGCCGCCTGGAAGCGTGCGCGCTGATGAGCATCGAGGTCGGCAAGAACTACGCCGAGGCCGACGTGGAGGTGGCGGAGGCGATCGACTTCCTGGAGTACTACGCGCGCAGCGCCATGAAGTATTCGGGTTTCGGGAGCAGTGAGACGACGTGGTTCGAGGGCGAGGAGAACGGCCTGATGAGCATCCCGCTGGGCGTGGGCGTGAGCATCAGCCCGTGGAACTTCCCGTGCGCGATCTTCATCGGGATGGCCGCCGCGCCGATCGTGGTGGGGAACTGCGTCCTGGTGAAGCCCGCCGAGGACGCGGGGTTGATCGCGGGGTTCATGGTGGACATCATGCTGGAGGCCGGGCTGCCCGCCGGGGTGCTGCAGTTCCTGCCGGGCGTGGGCAAGGAGATCGGGGAGTACCTGACGACGCACGCGAAGACGCGCTTCATCACGTTCACGGGGAGCCGCGCGGTGGGCCTGCACATCAACGAGGTGGCGGCGAAGGTGCAGCCCGGCCAGAAGTGGATCAAACGCGTGATCATGGAGCTGGGCGGCAAGGACGGCATGATCGTGGACGAGACGGCCGATCTGGACGTGGCGGTGACGGCGGCGGTGCAGGGCGCGTTCGGGTTCAACGGGCAGAAGTGCAGCGCCATGAGCCGCCTGATCGTGGTGGACAGCGTGTACGACGACGTGGTAAATGCCTTCGTGGAGCGCGCCGGGGCCCTGAAGGTCGGGACGGGCGAGGAGAACGCGAACGTCACGGCGGTCGTGAACCAGATGAGCTTCGACAAGATCAAAGGGTACCTGGAGATCGCCCCGAATGAGGGCAAGGTGCTGCTGGGCGGCGCGGCGACCGGCGAGGCGAACGGGAAGCAGGGGTACTACGTGCAGCCGACCATCGTGGGCGACGTGAAGCGCGAGTCGCGTCTGGCGCAGGAGGAGATCTTCGGGCCGGTCGTATCGGTCATCCGCGCGCGGGACTGGCAGGACGCGCTGGAGATCGCGAACAGCACCGAGTACGGCCTGACGGGCGGCGTGTGCAGTGCCAGCCGGGAGCGTCTGGAACAGGCCCGCGCGGAGTTCCAGGTCGGGAACCTGTACTTCAACCGCAAGATCACGGGCGCGATCGTGGGCGTGCAGCCCTTCGGTGGGTACAACATGAGCGGCACGGACAGCAAGGCGGGGGGCCCGGATTACCTGGCGAACTTCATGCAGCTCAAGACCGTCACCGAACGCTGGTAA
- a CDS encoding UbiA family prenyltransferase: MPTDRAAPTLTPARFPLRRALIVSRPALWVNTVGTLVTGVWLTGRLYTLDAGVLALLAYLTLPFNLLIYGLNDLWDQEEDARSSRKGGWQGARLRAQEAAPLLRATLWWNLPALAGLSVLLPPPATLLLLTSALLFAAYSLPPLRLKARPFLDGLSNVAYALPLALPALALGSPVPWWPLLALMSYSVGKHAFDAAQDIPADRAAGTRTVATTLGARGTAAYALTWFVLASALLLPASKLTALALLLTCGGMALRLLLRPTPEQAARLYPLSIVTPWIVGAVAGVQLVALLARGQWTGF, encoded by the coding sequence ATGCCGACCGACCGCGCCGCCCCCACCCTGACGCCCGCCCGCTTCCCGCTGCGGCGCGCGCTGATCGTGTCCCGCCCGGCGCTATGGGTGAACACCGTGGGCACCCTGGTGACCGGCGTGTGGCTCACGGGCCGTCTGTACACCCTGGACGCCGGGGTGCTGGCGCTGCTGGCGTACCTGACCCTGCCGTTCAACCTCCTGATCTACGGCCTGAACGACCTGTGGGACCAGGAAGAAGACGCCCGCTCCTCCCGCAAGGGCGGCTGGCAGGGCGCGCGGCTCCGGGCGCAGGAGGCCGCGCCGCTGCTGCGCGCCACCCTGTGGTGGAATCTCCCCGCCCTGGCCGGGCTGAGCGTGCTGCTGCCACCCCCCGCCACGCTGCTGCTGCTGACGTCCGCGCTGCTGTTCGCCGCTTACAGTCTCCCCCCGCTGCGCCTGAAAGCCCGCCCGTTCCTGGACGGCCTGAGCAACGTCGCGTACGCCCTGCCGCTCGCGCTGCCCGCCCTGGCCCTCGGCAGCCCGGTGCCGTGGTGGCCGCTGCTGGCCCTCATGAGCTACTCGGTCGGGAAGCACGCCTTCGACGCCGCGCAGGACATCCCCGCCGACCGCGCCGCCGGAACCCGCACGGTCGCCACCACCCTCGGCGCGCGCGGCACGGCCGCCTACGCCCTGACGTGGTTCGTCCTCGCCTCGGCGCTGCTGCTGCCCGCGTCGAAACTGACCGCGCTGGCGCTGCTCCTCACCTGCGGCGGCATGGCCCTGCGCCTCCTGCTGCGCCCCACCCCCGAACAGGCCGCGCGCCTGTACCCCCTGAGCATCGTCACCCCCTGGATCGTCGGCGCGGTCGCCGGGGTGCAACTCGTGGCCCTGCTGGCGCGCGGCCAGTGGACCGGATTCTGA